A genomic region of Fusarium falciforme chromosome 4, complete sequence contains the following coding sequences:
- a CDS encoding TRNA-dihydrouridine(47) synthase [NAD(P)(+)], protein MTTGDDQSPAGQHRPAKLHGRAFYESIGSPKFIVAPMVDQSEFAWRMLTRSFLSPTEQSSLLAYTPMLHARLFSQDEKYRQAHFQAVRPNADPWLDGNPSIDRPLFVQFCANDPDALLAAAKQVAPYCDAVDLNLGCPQGIARKGKYGAFLQEDQDLIFRLINILHKELPVPVTAKIRILETEEQTLAYAQNVLKAGASILTVHGRRREQKGHLTGLAEWKMIKFLRDSLPKETVIFANGNILQEGDIERCLEATGADGVMSAEGNLSDPAIFSKPPPMGEEGREYWRGKDGKGGYRVDAVMRRYMNILHEHALGGKAPERRPLFMPGDDTTWMTESQAEEDEPAPKRRKKEGGGGKKGEQGPNMSAMQPHLFHLLRHFVSKHTDVRDMLAKSRAGDMDAYERVLAAVELKVAEGLLEYERTNGENVADPTPLAEGEVDPPEEESSVGTQRRCRRPWWVVQPIIRPLPNEALKKGAITLSKKEKGKAKEKKEEEKGKQEDIKARDKAVAG, encoded by the exons ATGACGACCGGAGACGACCAGAGCCCCGCGGGGCAACACCGCCCAGCTAAGCTGCATGGCAGGGCATTCTACGAGAGCATTGGCAGCCCCAAGTTTATCGTTGCGCCCATGGTGGACCAGTCCGAATTT GCGTGGCGCATGCTTACCAGATCCTTCCTCTCCCCAACCGAGCAGTCCAGCCTCCTCGCCTACACGCCCATGCTGCACGCCCGCCTCTTCTCGCAGGACGAAAAGTACCGCCAAGCTCACTTCCAGGCTGTCCGCCCAAACGCCGACCCCTGGCTTGACGGGAACCCCTCCATCGATCGGCCGCTGTTTGTCCAGTTCTGCGCCAACGACCCGGACGCCCTCCTCGCTGCCGCCAAGCAGGTCGCGCCCTATTGCGACGCCGTTGATCTCAACCTTGGATGTCCTCAGGGTATTGCGCGCAAGGGAAAGTATGGCGCTTTCCTCCAGGAAGACCAGGATCTCATCTTCCGCCTGATCAATATTTTGCATAAGGAGCTGCCTGTGCCTGTTACGGCCAAGATTCGCATCCTGGAGACTGAGGAACAGACGTTAGCGTATGCGCAGAATGTGCTCAAGGCGGGCGCGTCCATCCTGACTGTGCATGGTCGGCGGAGAGAGCAAAAGGGTCACTTGACAGGCCTGGCCGAGTGGAAGATGATCAAGTTCTTGCGCGACAGCCTGCCAAAGGAGACAGTCATTTTTGCCAATGGAAATATCCTTCAGGAGGGCGATATCGAGCGATGTCTCGAAGCTACAGGGGCGGACGGTGTCATGAGCGCTGAGGGTAACCTCAGTGATCCGGCCATCTTTTCGAAGCCGCCACCTATGGGCGAGGAGGGACGGGAATATTGGAGGGGTaaggacggcaagggtgGATACAGAGTTGACGCCGTTATGAGGCGGTACATGAACATCCTCCACGAGCACGCCTTAGGAGGCAAAGCCCCTGAACGTCGACCACTCTTCATGCCCGGCGACGACACAACATGGATGACGGAGAGCCAggctgaggaagacgagCCAGCACCCAAAAGAcgcaagaaggagggcggcGGTGGAAAGAAGGGTGAGCAGGGGCCAAACATGTCGGCCATGCAGCCCCATCTCTTCCACCTCTTGCGGCACTTTGTCTCCAAGCACACCGACGTGCGGGACATGCTGGCCAAGAGCCGGGCGGGTGACATGGATGCCTACGAGCGAGTGCTAGCGGCCGTGGAGCTCAAGGTGGCCGAGGGTCTGCTCGAGTACGAGCGCACCAACGGCGAGAATGTGGCAGACCCCACGCCGCTGGCCGAAGGTGAAGTGGATCccccagaggaggagagttCGGTAGGCACACAACGCCGATGCCGGCGGCCGTGGTGGGTGGTACAGCCCATCATCCGGCCACTGCCCAATGAGGCGCTCAAGAAGGGAGCTATCACGTTGAGTAAGAAGGAGAAAggaaaggccaaggagaagaaagaggaggagaagggcaagCAAGAGGATATCAAGGCTAGGGACAAGGCTGTTGCTGGATGA